The following proteins are co-located in the Macadamia integrifolia cultivar HAES 741 chromosome 3, SCU_Mint_v3, whole genome shotgun sequence genome:
- the LOC122073866 gene encoding iron-sulfur assembly protein IscA, chloroplastic, translating to MFHEPSVRISARSSSLYPMAFSAKFHIHYPSLCRLPTNSSSAFPGSSNSISFRSSPVHLNRRKPISIRSSSVTAPSTAGGLAPAISLTDNALKHLNNMRSERNEDLCLRIGVKQGGCSGMSYTMEFEKRENTRPDDSVIEYNGFVIVCDPKSLLFMYGMQLDFSDALIGGGFSFKNPNATQTCGCGKSFAAEM from the exons ATGTTTCACGAACCCTCCGTAAGAATTTCCGCCAGGAGCTCCTCGCTCTATCCAATGGCTTTCTCTGCGAAATTTCACATTCACTACCCCTCGCTTTGTCGTCTGCCCACAAATTCTTCTTCTGCTTTCCCTGGATCCTCGAATTCAATTTCGTTTCGATCTTCACCTGTACATCTCAATCGTAGGAAACCCATCTCGATTCGATCAAGTTCAGTCACAG CTCCATCAACCGCTGGGGGGCTAGCACCTGCAATTTCCCTGACGGACAATGCGCTGAAGCATTTGAATAATATGAGGTCTGAGCGGAATGAAGATTTATGCTTAAGAATTGGAGTCAAACAGGGTGGATGTTCTGGCATGTCTTACACAATGGagtttgagaagagagaaaacacaAGACCAGATGACTCGGTCATTGAATACAATGGTTTCGTTATTG TTTGTGATCCCAAGAGCCTCCTTTTCATGTATGGGATGCAGCTGGACTTCAGTGATGCACTTATTGGTGGAGGATTCTCATTTAAGAACCCCAATGCCACACAAACTTGTGGTTGTGGTAAATCGTTCGCTGCAGAGATGTAA